The Anabaena sp. PCC 7108 region CGTATAAAGCCGAGCATTCATATAATTAGCAAGTCGCGCCCCACGGCGTAATAATTGGAGAGAATTGGGATAAGTAGACACACATACTAAAACTCGTTCATGGATATTACAACTTTGCTTATTAGCAGTCGAAGTATTTCCTTCTTCCTCAACAGTATCCGCTACTTCTCTTAAAGCTAGTTCCCGCAAAGCAATCAAATTACGACGCTGAAAAAAGTTTTGTAAAGATTGCTCAATTTTATCAGCAGCATAGATTTTGCCTTCACGCAGACGCTCTTCTAAAGTTTCTGGAGTAACATCAATAACAACTACCTCATCAGCTTCATCTAGCAGACGATCTGGAATGCGTTCCCGCACCACAACACCAGTAATTCTTGCCACTAAATCATTCAAACTTTCCAAATGTTGAATGTTAACAGTAGAGTAAACATCAATACCTGCTGCTAAAATTATTTCTACATCTTGATAGCGTTTTTCTCTAATTGAACCTGGTATATTTGTATGAGCTAATTCATCAATCAAAACCAGTTGGGGAGAGCGTTTTAAAATTGCCTCCGCGTCCATTTCTTGCAGGTT contains the following coding sequences:
- a CDS encoding sensor protein KdpD, producing MFNPSISSLDSSYIRPARRGKHKIFIGMAPGVGKTYKMLEEAHQLKQEGIDVVIGILETHGRKDTALKATGLEIIPRKASIQQNINLQEMDAEAILKRSPQLVLIDELAHTNIPGSIREKRYQDVEIILAAGIDVYSTVNIQHLESLNDLVARITGVVVRERIPDRLLDEADEVVVIDVTPETLEERLREGKIYAADKIEQSLQNFFQRRNLIALRELALREVADTVEEEGNTSTANKQSCNIHERVLVCVSTYPNSLQLLRRGARLANYMNARLYTVFIADPERFLTKKESLYIDTCERLCREFGGEFLHVKSSNVAQEIAQVAATHHITQIVIGESHQPRWKRFIKGSFTQRLMDLIRDKKIDLHIIATDK